Genomic window (Streptomyces sp. NBC_01431):
GAGATCCCGGACCACTCGTTCACCGTGATCGTCGGGCCCAACGCCTGCGGCAAGTCGACGCTGCTGCGGGCGCTGTCGCGGATGCTCAAGCCGAGCCAGGGGCGGGTGCTGCTCGACGGGCGGTCCATCCACTCGCTGCCCGCGAAGAAGGTCGCCAGGACGCTCGGGCTGCTCCCGCAGTCCTCGATCGCGCCGGACGGGATCACCGTGGGCGACTTGGTGGCGCGCGGTCGCTACCCGCACCAGGGGCTGCTGCGGCAGTGGTCGCCCGAGGACGAGCGCATCGTGCAGGAGTCGATGGACGCGACGGGGGTGGGCGGTCTCGGCGAGCGGTACGTCGATGAGCTGTCCGGCGGGCAGCGCCAGCGGGTCTGGATCGCCATGGCGCTGGCCCAGCAGACGCCGCTGCTGCTGCTCGACGAGCCGACGACGTTCCTCGACATCCAGCACCAACTGGAGGTCCTCGATCTGTGCGCGGAGTTGCACGAGGAGCAGGGGCGCACCCTGGTCGCGGTGCTGCACGACCTCAACCAGGCGGCGCGTTACGCCACGCACCTCATCGCGATGCGGGACGGGCGGGTCGTGGCGGAGGGGGCGCCGTCCTCGGTTGTCACGGCGGAGCTGGTCGAGCGGGTCTTCGGGGTGCGGTGCCAGGTGATTCCCGACCCTGAGACGGGGACGCCGCTGGTGGTGCCGGCGGCTCGGCGCGGGGCGGGCGCGGTGGTGGCCGGCTGAGTTTCTTCCCCACCCCGCCCCTTCCCGAGACCCTCCGGGGGTGGGGGGTGAGGCTGGTTCTCCGGGGCTTCTGCCCCAGACCCCTGTTCGCGCGCGGAGGCCAGGGGGACCCCGGGCCTCAGCCCCTCTTCGTCTGCGGATCGTGCGGGCGCACTCGCGCAGTTCCCCGCGCCCCTGGCGGCACCGTGTGCGGCCGGTTCGCACGGTGAAGTGGGGCTGGGGGCGCGCGGAGACCGCGCGATTCGGTACCCCGTCCGCACGGGAAAAGGCGGTGGGTCAGAGTAGGGCGCGGAGGCGGAGTAGGTCTCGGAAGCCGGCTTCCAGGCGGACTCTGCCCGATGCCCACGCCTTCGCGAAGTTCAGCTCGCCGTT
Coding sequences:
- a CDS encoding ABC transporter ATP-binding protein is translated as MQRLSAESVTLGYDQRVIAEDLSVEIPDHSFTVIVGPNACGKSTLLRALSRMLKPSQGRVLLDGRSIHSLPAKKVARTLGLLPQSSIAPDGITVGDLVARGRYPHQGLLRQWSPEDERIVQESMDATGVGGLGERYVDELSGGQRQRVWIAMALAQQTPLLLLDEPTTFLDIQHQLEVLDLCAELHEEQGRTLVAVLHDLNQAARYATHLIAMRDGRVVAEGAPSSVVTAELVERVFGVRCQVIPDPETGTPLVVPAARRGAGAVVAG